GTCTATAATCACATCACTAATGATGCTAGTGTTCAAAGGTGAATCTTTCGAGAAGAGCTTTGGGATCATTCTTATCGGCGGACTGTTAAAGTTATGGATCTGCTATGTACTCATTTCGAGACTGGTGTGGGGAGAGAGAGAGAGAGAGAGAGAGATTTGGAAACTTTAGACGTCTAGATATTAGGGGTGCGTATAGAACAATAGGGCGCTCTCTCACCATATTTGATAGGTTAAACATTGTTATTTCCATTTTTCTAATATGTTCCCTTTCATATATACTCACTATTTAAACAAAAAAATATATACCCACCACAAATTCTTTTAATACTTTCAACTTAAAATATGATAAATAAAATTTTAATAATTATACTAAAAATATAATAAAAATGTAATAAAAATTAATTTAATTATCAAATTACTCGAATTTTTACTATTTTTTTTTTCAAAAAAGAAAAGCAATCATACATTGCAAATGTTCAAACATCAACAGTACTCATATTGGAACGATATATGCATCGCAAACCACCATATTTTTCAACTATGTATGTTCAAGCTGTTTATGACTTTCACCAAGTTCTTGAGGTCTTAAACAGACACCTGATGCATTGTTTGATACTTTCAATCAATTTCTCTTTAATATTATGAGATAATGCATAATTGGTTTACAGTTGTATTTCGACTATGTATCATGTTAAGTTTCGTGGCATATGACTCAAAATCAGTAATGCATTATATTAATTCATGTCGTTTATAGATCATTTTATGTATCTTTGAACTTATAATATGAAATCAGAACCACTGAAACCTCTCAAAATATTATACCGTGAAATTCTAGCGGCTTTCATACCAATAGGTAACCACTGAAACCTCGTATTTGGTACTAACATTAGTGAGAGAAGATAGTCACAAAGCGGAAGAAGCAGAATAGGCCAATCCATAAAGTATTAACGGGTTAGCCCATGAAATTAACAGGCCCACATTCCTAGACCAATTAGGGTTTATGTCGTTTCGCCTAATATAAAGTCTTCGTTACACTTCTCTCATCGTTTCTGCAGCCAATTCTCCCGTTTAGCAGCAATGGTAAGCTTCTCTCACGCATCATCTCTTTTACCTCATATTGCACAGATTTAACCTAGACTCAGCCTTCTGATTTTTGTTATTCTGCGTTTCGCTAGGTGAAGTACTCTCAAGAACCCGACAATCAGACCAAGTGTAAACCTCCTTGATCTCAGTACCATTTTACCCTTTTTTCTATTCGATTTTGATTAATTCTTTTGCTAAAAATCTGCGTTTGATCATTGCAGCTTGTAAGGCTAGAGGATCCGACCTTAGGGTTCACTTCAAGGTAATAACATTCTCTCTTGTCTTTTTTTTTTTAAGAGTTTGATGTAAGGGAATGGTAGTTTAGTCTTATCTAAGGAAAACCTGATTTAGAAAAAGCAGAGCTCTGTTGCATTTGACAGATCTCACGTATACTTCAGGGAAATTGAATTGGTCATCGTGATTGGGTGAATCTGAGTTTTGATTTTATTACAACTAAAAGGTTCAGTACATGATGGTACACTGATTTCTTAGTTTATGTCTTATTTTAGTGACTTACGGTTCAGTAAATGATCCCACATTTCTCGTTCTTTGTTTGGTTTTCTTGTTCTGTCGATGAGTTCTTATAGTGTTTTTTTTGTCTTGTTGTTTGATACAGAACACCCGTGAAACAGCGCACGCCATCAGGAAGCTACCATTGCTCAAGGCGAAGAGGTACCTTGAAGATGTGATAGCTCACAAGCAAGCCATTCCCTTCACCCGTTTCTGCAGAGGTGTTGGAAGGACTGCCCAAGCCAAGAACAGGCACTCTAATGGTCAGGGACGTTGGCCTGCGAAGTCTGCTCAGTTCGTTCTTGATTTGCTTAAGAACGCTGAGAGCAATGCTGAGGTGAAAGGTTTGGATGTTGATGCCCTCTTCATATCACACATCCAAGTGAACCAGGCCGCAAAGCAAAGGAGAAGGACTTACCGTGCCCACGGAAGAATCAATCGTAAGTTTTGTAATTCACTTCTCTCATTGGTTTATGTTTTTTTTCTCTTGTTTGACTCGCATTGTTTCTTTTCTTGTTTGTAGCTTACATGTCAAACCCATGCCACATTGAGTTGATTTTGTCTGAGAAAGAAGAGTCTGTCAAGAAAGAGGTATTAACTCTGTTCCCATTGTTAAATCCCGGATTTAAGCATGTTAATAAGAGTGATTTTCATGTTATGTTGTTTTCGATATTTGTAGCCGGAGACGCAGTTGGCAGCTAAGTCTAAGAAATCAGCAGCTTAAGCTTTCTTTGTTTTTTTTTAGTCTCCTTTTTGTGTTGTTGAAAGAGATTTTGTTTCATTTTTCTCCATCTTTGCAAGACGATAGATATGTTTTTTGTTGGATCTTTTGTTCAGTGTTGCTGTTTGATGATGGTTAGTATTATTCATTCGATCTTTTCTAGTTCCGCTAAGTTTATATCCTGCTTGGTGTCAGTAGACATTCTATTGCTGGATCTTTCATGTCCCCGTCTTGGTCTTTTCCTTCCAACTCGTCTGGTTAAAGCCAGGATGTATCAACCTTAAGAGACTGGTAGTAGTGACAGGATTGAGGCTTTATGTCATGTGCCACTTGTTGAAACTTCATTAACTCGCTGTTCTTCGGATCACTTATTACCAATTATCTGAATATGACAGAATGGTCCAGCCATTTTAGACGATTTCTTATCTTTAATGTCATATGGTTAGCAAGACGTTAATTTTATATATATTATTAAAACTGAAATACTTTTTGGTACGGTTCGGAAACAAAATAACGATATAAATGAGAATTGTTTCAAAATATAGATAACATTATTATTTTTATTTACACATCTAGCCATTACATTTATAATAAATTAACTTTTTTTGTATTTTTTTATTTATAGATTCTACGATTGCATTTAAAATTAATTTAAATTAATTAATTACGAACACCGAGTAATATCTGGGTAACTATTTTCGTCATAACATCACTTATCATCATATATTATTGAAACATATGTTAGTTGAAGTATATATATATATCATGGGGACTACATATATTGAACCAACCAACAGATATGAATGGTAAAAGCACTTTAAGCGTTGAAGATCAAGCATATAATGCAGATCAAGCGGGACAAGTAAAGATCAAGCGGAATAAGTGTAGCTCAAGTAGATAAAGTGTAGATCATGCCAGAAAAATGCAGATAAAGTAATTTATTATAAATTATGAATGATAAAAGCAGTTCAAAACTGTATATTATATATTGAAACAATAAAAACTACACTAAAATATCAAAACAAATATCTTAATTGTTATAAAATCGACCAAAATGCCTCTAGAATTTTTCATAAGATACTTGTACTTCTTCTATTTTCACTCTAGTTGATCGAGTTTTTCTTTGGAGAATCGGAAGGTTACACTAATATTAAACTCTTGGTTGAACTTATCACCGCAAAATATTCTACTAGTGGGTGTAGAATCTTTAAAACGGTAATTGATCATAAATATTAGTTGATCGTACAACTCAATAAATACTCGTTCTCGGTTAAGAGTCCATTTAAAATTGTCTTCTCTCAATAGATTTACAATATTTCAATCATTTAGCTATATATTGACTATTTAAAACATAAAAATTATTAATTACTTATTTGTGCCGATATTTATGTAGGAAGCTTTATATCTTCTTCTTTAGAAAATGTTGTGCGTTTGTCGGCGATTGAACATCATGTTTATAATTTTAAAATGACAAAAAATAGTATTAATGTGAGCTATATAGTTTGAGCTAATCATAATCATCGTACATTATTTATAAAGTCAGATAAATATATTTTAAGTTAAGTGTATGTAGCAAAATTATTTATTGGCCAAAAAAAGAAAAAAAAATAGATCAACACCACCAAATATTAGCGGGTGAGATCTGCATCCAGATCAATAAATGTGGTCATATATATATATATATATAATTTTATCAACACCACATTTTATTAGTGTAAAACAGAAGTAGGAGTAAAATTATATATATATATGACCACATTTATTGATTTGTTTATTGATCTGCATGCAGATCTCATCCGCTAACATTTGGTGGTGTTGATCTTATTTTGGCCAATAAATAATTTTGTTACACACTTAACTTAAAATATATTTATCTGATTTTATAAATAATGTACGATGATTAACTCAAACTATATATCTCACATTAATACTATTTCTGTCATTTTAAAATTATAAACATGATGTCCAAACGCTGACAAAACACAACATTTTCTAAAGAAGAAGATACAAATCTTCCTACATAAATGTCAACATGGATAAGTAATTAATAATTTTTTTTATGTTTTAAAATAGTTAATATATAGGTAAATCACTACAAGAAAACATCACCTTAACGAGGGCGGTTTTCCTCGTTATTTCGTCGTAAAAGAGGCTTTACGACGAAATAGCGAGGAAGCGCGTTTGCTCGTTACTCGTCCGTCGTAACACATATTTCCTCGCTAATTCGTCGTAACTTAGCGAGGAATATATTTCGTCGTAAAGACGAAGTAGGGCGATTCGTCGTAAAGACCACGTCAATATTCCACGCAAAGACGTCGCTACAATTCCTCGTAAATACCTCGAAATGAGTTCCTCGTAACCTACACGTAAATACCTTGAAAGAGTTTCCTCGCAAAATACACGTAACAACCACGAAACGATTTCCTCGTAAAATACTCGTAAACTTTTCCTCGTTATTTCCTCGCAAATGTTTCCTCGTAAAATAGTCGTTAATTGTTTCTCGTCATTTCCTCGTAAGGTTTCCACGTAAAGAGGTCGTACATTAGCTACGAATTTACTTCGTTTTTATTATTTTTACAGAATTTAAAAATATAATTAAAAAATAATTAAAATTATTTAATTTAATAATAAATTAAAATTTAAAATAAAAATAAATCAAAATGAAAATATTTTATATATAAATAAGTTTTGAATTTATATAATACAACAACCAAAAAAAAAAACTAAGGGTCGTTCATCGCCCGGTAGAATTCATCACTCCTCCTCGTAACATCCGCCTCGTTATGTACGTCGGATGACTCGCCTTGAATGGGATGTTGTTGTCGCATGTTCCTCAACATGGACTCCCATTCCGGATTTGTGGCCGCAATAACGTCCAAGAAGCCCTCGACTCCACCCATACGAGATTTTATCGAGGTCAACTCGTTACGCAGCTGAGCGGACTCTCTACGCAGCTCAGTGACTTCATCATCCCGTCGCTGACCATAAGACGATGTCGCTCTCGGAACATCGTTGACGGAACCAATACCCAACGTCCGTCCCTTTTTTTTAGGGACAACCTTAAAAACAAAAAAAAAATATTGTAAGTAAAAATTTAAAGTTAAATTAAATGAATAATTAAAAATTAATTTTTTTGAAAATTTACCTCCTCGTAAATCTTATCCACTTCAAGTGTGGATAAGGTGACGGGTAATCCGTCGGTAGACTGCTGGGTCAGCTGAGTCTGGCGGTCTTCAACCCGAGCAACTACGTCGTTGTAGATTTGCTCGGACTTGCCATCTACAAATACGCCCGCCTTGTTCTTGTGGGTCCTCTCGTAAAGTTCCATAAGAGACGGGAGATGTCCCGTCTCTTTGGCCTAAAAAAAACAGTTAAGAAAGTTAGAATAAATTAATATAATTATTAAAAAAATTATTTAATAAAATATTTAATTACCATTTCCAAACGGACACCGGCGTGGGGTTTTTGGCCCGTAGTGTGAAGCATCGGCCCGTTCCCGTGCTCATCAACCGTGTTACGGGGGTTAGAGCAAGCCTGGGCGATTCTAATCGAATCAGGAAGGCGCCAATAACGGATGAGGCCATCCCACACATCCGTGGTGAGCTCAGCGGGTTTGCCACGCTCATACCCCTTCACGATCCAGTCACCCTTCCAGTTGGAGACCGTGTCCAACAAGCGAACTTTCGCCTTCGCGTTAAACTTCTTCCTCACCCTCTCAGTGATCCCCAAAGCCCAATTATATTTTTGCTGTTGGAAAAAATAAATTAACAATTAGTTTTTTAGAAAGTATATATATAAATCATGAAAAAATTAAAATATATATAATTAATTAATAGAAACTTACAGCGTAAATTTTGAACCACGTCTTTCTGACGTAGTGAGGCGTCTTACTCCAGTTTGGATGTGCCATGGAGAAGTAACCCTTGATCGTGTCGGTTACGTCCGATGCAAGACATCCGTCAACCCCCCACCTGGAAAATACAAATTTAAAATATAAATTATTTTTAATGTTATAAAAGAAATTTAAACGAATTAAAAAAAAATTAATGCAACATACCACAAAGATCCGTCCGGTCGGTCGGGGTCGATGACTGGTAAACCTTCTCTGCCTGGCAGACTGAGAATGTCCTCTACAGTGTACTGCGAGTAAGGAGCACTAGGAGGCACCATCAGATCAGGATGAATATCGGCAACCATCGGAGGTGCCATCGGAGGAGGCACAGGAGGAGGCATCGGAGGAGGCACATGAGGAGCCGATGGTGCACTAGAAGAAGTAGACCCAGAGACTCTCTGAGTGTACTGAGTCTCGGGACAGTCTCCTGGCCCGAAGAACTGGGAGCGGAAGAAGAGGACGGGTCTAAACGACTACCCGGCTCACCGAAGATCTCTCTGTAATGGGCAGTAAGTCTTCCTTTTCGAACCTGGGAAAAAAATGAAATTTTTAAAATTAACATCAACAATATATTTCCCAACATTATCCACCTAATCAACACTAAATAACATAAAATCCGCAAACCTATCTAAATTCCCTATACTAACCACCTAATATCTAACCAAATCAGAGAGGAATCAGGCTTACCATTGCTACGAAATGGGGAGGAAGTAGAGAGGAAGTAGAAAGGAAAGAAAGAGTGAGCGCTCGGGTGTATATATAAGATTACATATCGTCGCAAATTCCTCGTAAGTTTACGACGAAATAGCGAGCAGTTACAAAGGCCCGTCTTTTTTTTTACGAGGAAATTGCGAGGAATCACAAAGGCCCGTGTTTTTGTTTACGAGGTATTAACGACGATTTTACCTACGTGGAATTAACGAGGCTTGCTTTCCTATAAATATACCCACAACTCTCATTCGCAAACCACACACAAACTCCCAAATCACACCTTATCTCAAATCACAATCCTNNNNNNNNNNNNNNNNNNNNNNNNNNNNNNNNNNNNNNNNNNNNNNNNNNNNNNNNNNNNNNNNNNNNNNNNNNNNNNNNNNNNNNNNNNNNNNNNNNNNNNNNNNNNCTCGTAAATACCACGCAAAGTTTACGTCGTATTTACGAGGAAATAGTTTTTCCTCGTAAAATACTCGTAAAATTATATCCACTTTACGACGAAACAGTTTTGTCGTTACGTTACGAGGAAATAACGATGACTTTAGTTTTTCACGTAAATTCGTCGTAAACTCGACGCAAATTTACGAGGATTGTTTTTCCTCGCTAATTTTCGTAGTTAAGCATGTGTTTTCTTGTAGTGAATGATTGAAATTTTGTAAATCTATCGAGAGAAGTCAATTTTAAATGGACTCTTAACCGAGAACGAGTATTTATTGAGTGGTATGGTCAACTAAGTTTTATAACCAATTACCGTTTTAAAGATTCTACACCCACTAGTAAAAAGTTTTGCGGTGATAAATCCAACCAAAAGTTTAATATTAGCGTAACCTTCCGGTTCTTTAAAGAAAAACTCGATCAACCAGAATAAAAATATAAGAAGTACAAGTATCTTATGAAAATTTCTACAGACATTTCGGTCGATTCTATAACATTTGAGATATTTGTTTTGATATTTTGGTGTATTTTTTATTGTTTTAATATATGATTTATAGTTTTGAACTGCTTTTTCCATTCATAATTTATAATAAATTACTTTATATGCTTGATCTTCAGTTCTCCTGCATGATCCACTTATTCTGCACTTGTCTTGCTTGATCTGCACTTATCCTGTTTGATATAATGATATGCAACCTTTCAACTGCTTTTACAATTCATACCCTTAATTTCTGTATCATCTCAGTCGGCTTGATTTTCTGTATCATGTGTCATCATTATTCCTTATTATTCTCATACATGCATAATCATTACAACCACAGTGGCGTTCAAGATCATGTATTTACTAAATTTAATTTTCTTGCTAAAAATTTTATTTTCATTTTGTTAACTTGGTAAAGACAATCAAATGATTATACATGTGTTGCAATATAATTGTCTATAAGTGGAAGTTGTATATTATTATACATAATTAATATTTTTATATTTTCAATATTTCACTCCATCCCAACCTAGTATGTAATTACAATCGTTTTTTTCCCAAAAAATTTGAACTAAATTAGTAATTACAGTCATATTCTTGATATAACTAACCTTTTTTGCAAATAATTCCTGTAAAGCAAGATGCTCATTCTTTTCACTCGATCCCAACCTGCAATACAAGAAATCTTTAGAGCATCCGAGTCAAGTACTCCTTCTGTTTCAGAAAGATAGACTTTCTAACATTTTCACACATATTAAGAAAACACATTAAATCAGTATAATAAATGTATCGTTTTATGTAATTTTCAATTTTTAATATCTTTTAACCAATAGTAATTCAATAAAATCAATTAATTTTCTTGAAGTTTACAATTTTATCATAGA
This genomic interval from Brassica oleracea var. oleracea cultivar TO1000 chromosome C2, BOL, whole genome shotgun sequence contains the following:
- the LOC106323561 gene encoding 60S ribosomal protein L17-2-like, which gives rise to MYVQAVYDFHQVLEAHIPRPIRVYVVSPNIKSSLHFSHRFCSQFSRLAAMVKYSQEPDNQTKSCKARGSDLRVHFKNTRETAHAIRKLPLLKAKRYLEDVIAHKQAIPFTRFCRGVGRTAQAKNRHSNGQGRWPAKSAQFVLDLLKNAESNAEVKGLDVDALFISHIQVNQAAKQRRRTYRAHGRINPYMSNPCHIELILSEKEESVKKEPETQLAAKSKKSAA